The genome window GCGTGAGTTTGACCCTCTGGCCTTCGGTCAGGTGATGGACGCCGGCTATCGCGACGCGATCGCCGATATTGAGGCCGCCGACGATCCGCACCCTGTCCGGATCGCTGAAGGCGCTATCCAGAGTTACCGGCTTGCGGAATACCGTCGCTTTCTCGGGATCGATCACCCAGACGCCCGGCTGGCCGTCTTTGTCCAAAATGGCGGTTGATGGGAGAGACGTGGTCGGTGCGCTGTCGACGACAGCACTTGCCGTGATGATCGAGCCCAGGCGAAAAGCGTCCGGCGGGTTGGTAAGCGTTATCTTTGTTCGTCTGGTCCGTGTGGTCGCCTCCGCTTCCGGCGCGATTTCACGCACGATGCCCGTGACCCTTATGGTTGGATCAAGCTGCAGGGCGATCTCGAACGGCGAACCCGGCTTCAGACCGTCAAGGCTTGCTTCCGGAATGTCGATGACAGCTTCGCGAACATCCGGGCGTGCGATGGTCGCAACGGTCTGCCCCGCAGAGACGACCTGGCCGACTTCCGCCGACGTCGCGGTGACGACGCCATCGAACTCGGCTTTCAATTGAGCGTAGCCTAGCTGTTCTTCTGCCTTCGCCAGATTGGCTTGCGCCTTGGCGACGGAGGCAATGGCCGATTTTTGCGCCTGCTCGGCGCTTTCGAGGGCGGCTTCACTGCCAGATCGGGATTCGGCAAGCGCACGCTGGCGCTCTTCCGACGCCGACGCGTTGGTCAATTGCGCCTGGCTGTTTGAAAGATCGGCGCGGCTGCTTCGGACTGCAAGTTCGAGAGAAAGGGGATCGATGGCGGCGACCACCTGTCCCTTTGTAACGAGGTCGCCGACATTGACGTCGCGCGCTACGACCCGGCCCAGGACACGAAAGCCCAGTTGGGTTTCGATTCTGGGTTCGATCGTGCCGGGCAGGTGCAGGCTGACCACCGGCTCTGGTTTGATAACGGTCGACAAAACCGGCCGCACCTTCTCTTCGGTGTCTGCGGACTTCACCTCGCAGGACGTCAGCATCGATGTGGCCAGCAGCAGCGATGCTGCAATTAAAGAGTTTCTCATTTCGCGGCCTCTTGGGAATGGTCGACATGCTGACCGGGGCGCAGGAATTTGCCGCCTTCGGCAACCACGATTTCATGTGGCTTGAGGCCGGCGCTGACCGCGAACTGTCCGGTGTCATATTCTGCGACTTGAACTTTGCGTAAGGAGACTTCGCTCGTGGTGGGGTCGACGACCCATACCGCCGGCTGTCCACCCGCCGACGCCATGGCGCCCCACGGAAGGACGATTGCCTCTGCCGAGGGCATGCTGAATGTCCCGGTGACAGCCGCTCCGAGCGGCATGCTGGCGCCATCTTCCAGCCCGACCTTGACCTTTATCGTGCCGGTGGCGGCATCGATCGTCGGCGATATTTCCCGCACTGCGGCGGATACCCGCTTGGAAGCATTGGAGATCAGAGCGACCTCAACCTGCTTGTCGGGCTGGTCCTTGAGAAACAGGGACTCGAAGACATTGAAGACGGCATCGCGCGGACCATCGTGGGCGAGCGTGAATACCGACTGCACAGCCTGGGCCACTTGGCCGACCTCGGCATTGCGCTCTGTGATGACCCCGTCCGCGTCGGCGCGAAGTTCCGTATAGGAAAGGGCATCCTTGGCGGTCTCAAGCTGGGCCTTGGCGACCTCCTCGGTCCCCTGAGCCGTCAGAAGCGTCTCACGGGCGGAGTCGTAGGCGGCACGGGTCGTGACTTGGTTTTTGAAGAGGCTTTCCTGGCGCGCGGCCGCCAATTGTGCTTGCGTGAGCTGTGCTTCCGCTGCCTGAAGGCTTGCCGTCGCCACGTCGACGTCTGCCCGCTGCTCTTCGGGATCTATCTTTGCTAGCAGATCGCCCGCTTTGACCTTCGCTCCGACATCGACGTTTCGCTCGATGATCCTTCCGCTGACGCGGAACGAAAGCTCCGATTCAATCCGGGCCTTCACTTCGCCGGTAACGGTTGTCCTTGCCGTCGGTTTGCTGAGCACTGCCTCGACGGTTCTGACACTCTGCGGCGCTTGTGTCGGGTGCTTTTCGTTCTGATCGCACGAGGACAGCGCAAGCGTCAGCGCGAGCCCCATAATGATTGCTGACTTATCCATTTCATCCCCTCGATGGCGGAATTCATGATGATGTTTCCGCCAAATAATATTGACTGACTGATTAGTCAATGAAATAAATGATGACTGTGAAGCTGATTGTGTCGGAATATCCCGAGACAAGGAGGACGTGAGATGTCGGTAGCAAAACAAGCGGGGCTGCGGGCGCAGCGCAAAGCGCAACGGCCCGGGGAAATCCTCGATGCGGCCTTCGAGGAATTCGTCGAGCGCGGCTATGTGGCGACACGCGTCGAGGACATCGCCAGTCGCGTTGGCGTGACGAAGGGGACGATTTATTTCTATTTCGAGACGAAGGAACGGCTGTTCGAGGAGGTGATCCGTCGCATCTCCGTTTCATTCGTCGATGTCAGTGCCAAAGCAAAGACGCTGAGCGGGCCTTACTCGCAAAGGATCAGGACCTTCCTCCGCCTGGTTTATGATCGTCTCGTGACGGATCGGAATACGAGGGAACTCATGCGCTTTGTCATCGCGGAGGGGTCACGGTTTCCCCAGGTGGTGGATCGCCATCATGAGGAATTCATCGTCCCGCTTATGGACGCGACGCAGAAGCTCTTTGAAGAGGGGGTTGCTGCCGGTGAACTGCGAGATGCGCCGGCGATCAAGATTCCGGATACGGTGATAGGAGCCGCCGTGATGTTATGCGTCTCGCAGATGATCTTCGCAGATCGCAAACCGCAGGACGTCGAGGCGTTTTTCGAAGCGCATGTCGATCTCATTCTTCGTGGATTGATAACGAAGAACTGAGTTGGCGGGCCATCCATGGCATCGCCGCCGATGCTTGCGGAAGCTTGTTTTCAAGACGCTTTCAGCAGATGCGTGAAATCGCCCTTGCGTGCAAGGACATCAGCCAGGGAATAGCGATCGAGGGTTGTCAGAAAAGATTGCAATGCCTCGTCCAACACGCTGGTCAGACCGCAGGCGGGCGCGATGATGCACGAGCCGCAGCCGACCAGATCAAAGTCGTCTTCCGTGTGGCGGACCAGTGCGCCGACATTGATTTCGGCGGGCGCCTTCGCAAGACGTATGCCGCCATGACGCCCGCGCACGCTCTCAAGATAGCCGGCATTCACCAGATCGTTGACGACTTTCATCAGGTGGTTCTGCGAGATGGCATAGGCCCGGGCGATATCGGCGATCGAGGATAACCTCTCCGGTTCCCTGCCAAGATAAAGCATCACGCGCATGGCGTAGTCAGTGTAGCGCGTCATTCGCATCTGCATATCTCCAAATGATGTATTCTTGTTGCATGTTTTTCTGCCAAGGTATAGATGCATTCTGGATGCATGATTGGAGTTGGGCAATGGCGGGGTTAACGCTTGATGGCTGGGGGCAAAGTCACCTCATTGACGCGTTTTACGCCCGTGTCCCCGGTCGACGCGAGGTTTGGCCCGATCTTCAAGGAAATGTCGCCGATCGATGCTCAGCCGCCGACGGCGGCCGATCGCACGTCTTCAGCTTCCCCCGAAATTATACGATTCATTAGGAGATATCGATGAAGCAGCCCCTCAGCACGCAGACCATTGCGCTGGTCAAGGCCACCGTTCCTGCGCTCGAAGCCCACGGTCTCGAGATCGTGCGGGAGATGTACGCACGCATGTTCCAGAACCCGGAAATTCGGGATCTGTTCAACCAGTCGCATCACGGTGATGCCGGGTCGCAGCCGCGCGCCCTGACCGGAGCAATCCTCGCCTATGCCAGCAATATCGACAATCTGGGCGCGCTTGCGCCTGCCGTCGAGAGGATCGCGCAGAAGCATGTCGGCCTGCAGATCCTTCCCCAGCATTATCCCTATGTCGCGGACGCCCTGCTTGGCGCCATCAAGGCCGTGCTGGGCAATGCAGCGACCGATGACATTCTCGCCGCATGGGGAGAAGCCTACTGGTTCCTTGCTCATATTCTGATTGCGCGTGAGGAGCGCATCTACACGGAACAGAAGGAAATTGCCGGCGGCTGGAACGGCTGGCGGGATTTCCGTGTCGAGAAGGTGATCCGCGAAAGCAGCGTCATCAAGTCGTTCATCCTGCGGCCGGTCGACGGCGGCAGCGTCATGAACCACAAGCCCGGCCAATACCTGACGTTTTGGTTTGAAATCCCCGGCCATCCCCCGGTCAAACGTAACTATTCGATTTCGGCGGCACCGAATGGCGAAACCTATCGCATTTCGGTGAAGCGGGAGCCTCTTGGTCTCGCGTCGGGATGGCTCCATGACGAGGTCGTGGCGGGAACGATCCTTAGGGTTGCCGCGCCCGCGGGCGAATTCTTCCTCGCCGATCATCCCGAACGCCCGGTGGTGCTGCTTTCGGGCGGCGTGGGTCTTACGCCGATGGTGGCAATGCTGGAGGCGTTGGTCGCCCGCGGCAACCAGGTGCCGGTCCACTATATCCACGGCACGCATGATCGCGAGACGCATGCGATGCGCGACCATGTCCGCGCGCTTGCAGCAACGGCCAAAGCGGTACGCGTCACCGATTTCCACCAGACGCCGCTTGCCGATGAAGCCGACGGCCGGGATTATGATGTGGCAGGCATTATTACCGACGACTGGCTGATCTCGAATACGCCCGTCGCCGAGGCGGACTATTATATCTGCGGGCCTCGCCTTTTCTTGCGCGCAGCGGTTACGGCGCTATCGCTTGCAGGTGTGCCGTCGAGCCGCATTCACTATGAGTTCTTCGGTCCGGCCGACGAGCTGCTCGCGGCTTGAGGGAATTGTTCAGGTAGAAGCCGTTCTGCGAAGGGAGCCGGTGGCTCCCTTCGCGTTCGAATTTTTGGCTACAACGTGCGCGTTCGCCCGAAGGAACGAAGCAGAAGATTGACGGAGACGGCTACCTTGTCGATGTCGCGGATGTCCTGTGAATATTGACCGGTGTAGAGCTTCACGATCATTTTGTCGCGATCGGATTCGCTGAGTTCGAAATGCAGATGAAGATAGTAAGCTTGCCGATCGCCGCCGCGGGCTATGCTTCTTCGCCGCTGAGTGACCTGTTTGAGTTCCGATCTGAATGGCGCAAAGCCATCAAACTTCAGCATGACGGATCGAGACTGAAACTGGGTTTCAACCGGCACTGCGACGACAGCCTTGTCCAGCGCGAGGCTGACGACCTGGCCAGGAATACCGTCAACCGTAGCAGCCTCTTCAAGTTTGAACGCGTGAAACAATCGCCGGGGTTTTTCAAAGCAGATGAGAGAGGCGATGATCATAACGATAATATTGATACCCGCCCACAAGGCTGCGATCGGCGAAAACTGTCCTTGAACATTGGTCGTCTCCGGCACAATGTTGATCAGCAGGCCGGCGGCGGTGATCGCGACCAGGCTGGCGATACAGATAAAAGTGTATCTATCGAACTGGTTTTCCTCATTGCCGCTTCCCTTCGGCGTCACCCTGAACGGCTTGCCGAACGGGCGGATCACGCTGGAAACGACAGTCGGCAGCATTCGGAACGTTGCAAATGTACCGACCGCACTTGAAATTATAGGCAGGTAGCGCGTCGGCGTTATCCATAGCATGAGCAGGAAATAGGCCGTCAGCAGCGGTATCTGATAGGAAACGTAGTCGGCAATATCGGTGAAATAAAGCGGCAGCAGCCCGAACCAGAGATAGACGATCGGGACGATCAATATCATGAAGCGGACCAGATATTGCACCAGCCACGACGCCGGCAGGAACATGATCCGTTGAAAGAGCGACAATCCCGGGCCGCGCAGCGGACCGTTATGCAGATACAGCGTCTGAATGCCGCCCTGACACCACCGCTCGCGCTGTACGAAATAGCCGGTTAGATTCTCGGCCGCCAGACCCATCGACAGACGCTCGTTCAAGTAGCGTGTCTTGTAGCCCACGTTGAGCATAGACAGCGTGGTCAGCAAATCCTCCGTGATGGACTCCGTTGGAAAGCCACCAATTGCGTCAATCGCTTTGCGGCGGGCGATTGAACACGAGCCGCAGCAAAAACTGACATCCCACACGTCTCTGCTAGGAGCGATCTCGTCGAAAAACAGGCGCTGCTCATCCGGCCAGATATTCTCCAGCCCGAGGTTCGACTGCACCGGATCGGCATTGAAAAAATGTTGCGGCGTTTGAACGATGCCGATGCTTTCATCGGAAAAGAAAGGCAGAGTTCGACGCAGAAAATGCCGGTAAGGCACAAAATCCGCGTCGAAAACCGCGACGAAATCGCCCGAACTGACCTTCAGCCCGTTGTTCATATTGCCCGCTTTGGCGTGCGAATTATCGCCACGCGTGACATGAATTGCGTTCTTTTCTTCGCAAAACCTCTTGAGCCAGTCTCGGCGCTGGTCGTCGAGCACGTATACCCTGAGCTTGTCGGCCGGGTAATCGAGCGACAACGCACCGACGATGGTTCTTTCGAGCACGTCGAGCGGTTCGTTATAGGTGGGAATGAAGACGTCCACCGTCGGCAGCTCTCGCTGGTCACGGGCAAAGAAGACACGCGCCAGCTTGTCTGCTTCGGCACTCCGATCGACATAACGGCTCATCAGCACGAGAAAAAGTACAACCTCGGTAAAGGCCAACATCTCCACGAGGAAGACAAACCATACCCAATAGAAATTGAGGCCGTCATAGGGGTAGGGAAGAACGGTTTCCGTCAGCCGCCAAAGGATGTAGCGCAATGCGATGGCTGCAACGAGCGCGCAGGTAACTGCCCGCGTCCAGGTATGGTGACGCGACCAATTGAATGGCCCTAAGAGAAAGAGGGCCAGAACCAGAAAGGTCGGAGCCAGCGCTAGAAGATACTGAACCACAGGTTTTTAACCCAATTCGTCAAGCCAATCCCGTGTTTGGGAAACCGTACCTGCACCGTTCGCCCGACCTGACAGAAATTCGCGAAGTCGTCGTTCATAAAGGACGGCTCGAGGCGAACCCGAATGCGGGCATTACGCTGTGACGATGCTGGCAGACTGGCCGCAAAGGAATCGCTCTCGACAGCCGCCGAACTGCCTTTTACGGAAACGACCGTGCCATCGAAGACATCGGTGCGGCCGAACAGTCGCACCTGCGCGGTAAGTCCAGGATAAATCTCGTCATAGTCGACCTCGGGAACAAGGATATCGACAAATAGCTCTCGGCAGTCGAGTAGGCGCATCAATTCGTTGTTGAGCACGACATTGGAGCCGTTGACGATGGTCCTGCTCCAAATCACACCATCGAATGGTGCTGTTGCGGTTGCGGATTCAAGGTTGCCCACGCGGTTGCGTTCTTCGATCAACTGCTTTTCGACTTCGGCGGCGCGTGTCTCGTTTTCCGCTATGCGTGAGTCCAAGTCACCGATGCGAACGATGACGTCGTCCTGGCGTTGTCGCGAATAGGGCACATCATTCTGCCCGTCGCCGAACACGAAGATGCCTTGGCGAATGGCATCGAGCCTCTGCTCCAACTGATCGACGGTCAAATTGCTGATTTCGACCTCCCCGCCGGTCGCAGCTCCGGCGGCACGCGCGGCTTCAACCATCCTCTGCGTGAGAATACCTTTTGACTCCAGGTCCATCCGGCGGCTTAGGTCGACCTGCGCGGCAAGATCCTGGGCCTGGGAGACCTCGACTTTCTTTCTCAGTATCTCCACTTCCCGTTCCAGATTGGAAATTGTGGCCTGCTTGAAAATTTCCAACCGTTTGGATAGCTGCTCGCGAAGTCCGGAAAGCTCGTCCCGCTCCTTTTTCAGCGCCACCACGCGGTCGCGCGCAGTGTTGCGGTCTGCTTCCAGCGAAGCAAGGATTGCACGATTGACGCGTGGGTTTTTGATATCTGCAAGTGTCTGACCCTCTTTGACAGGGGTACCAACCTTAGCAGGCTCTCCTTCAATCACACCGTCAATAGGGGAATTGACGACAGCGAAGCGGGCATTGACCGTGCCGTCACGGCTCGTAAAGCCGGTGATTGCCGGTAGCGAGACGATAACAGCGATCGCCAGCAGCAGCAGTCCGACACTGATACGTGTAATGCGATGATTTAAGATCATGTTGCCAAACGAAGAAACCGCGTTGAGAGCCCTGCGCGTCGCCGAATCATTTTCGACAACAATTACAACTAAATCTTGCGTAATTTAGCGTAACGAAAATTAGCAGGCAAGTGACGGTCGCAAAATATGGATAACGAAAAGCGGGTGCGGCGCGCGTGCATCAGTTGAACGTTGACGCGTCCTTTATTGCAAGGAAGCCGGCTACGATCGGACATTTTGATGGAAGATGTGGTACAGGAGCAGCCTAAGCCGTTTTGAGGATCTCCGCGCGATCCCTCAGATATGTCATCGTGTCGGAAAATGGCATGGCTTTTCCGAAAAGGTAGCCCTGTCCGATATCGCATCCCGCACGTAGGAAATATGCCAGTTGGGTATTGTCCTCGATGCCTTCGACGGTCGTCTTCACATCCAGGCCTTGGCTCATCATGAGCAGCGCTTGAACAATTTTCTCATGGCGGTCGTCGTGCTCGCGGGCGGATCTGACGAAGCTTTTGTCAATTTTGATCTTGTCGAACTGGTATCGTGCAAGCTGCGCCAAGCTGGAATAGCCGGTGCCGAAATCGTCCAGTGCGATTTGTATGCCCGCGTTGTGAAGATCCCCAATAATTGCGGCAGCGAGATCCGGATCGCGGATCAACGCATTCTCGGTGATCTCGACTTCCAGCCGGGACGCCGGCAAGCCTGCGTCATCAAGAATTTCCAGAATTCGAGACACAAGAAGCCGGTCATCCATTTGAACAGCCGAGACGTTGAACGAAAGCGATACGTCCTCCGGCCATGATCTGGCGTTCTCGCAAGCTGTCTTGAGGAGCTGCAGAAAAAGCGGCGTCATCAAGCCGGTTTCTTCCGCTATGGGAATGAACAATTGTGGCGAAACGCCTGTGCCGTCGTCCAGCGTCCACCGGGCAAGCGCCTCGAAACCGCACACCTTTCCAGACCGCAGATCAATGAGGGGCTGATAAAATGGCTCGATGCGACCTTCTGTGATCGCCGTTCGAAGTTCGCCCTCAAGCTTTGCACGTGCGGTGACTTTAAGCTGCATTTCCTCGGAGAATCGCAGCGCGATGTTGGCGCCTGCGCTCTTGGCTTCGTAGAGTGCGATATCAGAACGATGGCAAACATCCTGCAGTTCATGGCCATGCTCCGGCCAGCGAGCGTAACCAACGCTCGCTCCGACCTGGCAGGATATCGGCCCGATGTGGATGGGCCGGCTGAGCGCATGGATCAGCAGATTTGCGAACTTTTCGTCTTTCTCTGGGACCAGTCCCCTGGCTATGACGATGAATTCATCGCCTCCGAGACGAAAAACGCATGATTCCTCGGCAAATGCCGATAGTCTTTTTGCGACTTCCTGCAGAAGCCTGTCGCCTCCCTGATGGCCGACCAGATCATTGACCTTCTTGAAGCTGTCCAGGTCAACGGAAAAAATCGTCGCCGTCGGCACCAAATTGTCGTCATCTTCGGTCGTGGGCTTCACGATCTCGAATTTGTCGAAAGCATATCTGTTCGGAAGGCGCGTGAGGTGATCGTGGGTGGCAATCCAGTGTGCCCGCTTTCCCTGTTCTTCCTGACGCAGCATCTCTTTGCGCAGATCGAGGATTCGCAGAAGCGAATAGATAAAGCTTGCGGCGCCGGGGATGATGAATGTCAGGAACAGAACAGCGATCGTGCCGTCGCCAAGGGGTCTCAACCAACCAAAAAATGTTCCATGCCAAAGCAAGCCAATGATCCACAACAGGGATGAACCAGAGGCGAGGACAGCAAGTTGCTTTCCCGCTTTGCTTTCGAAAAATTCACGCATCCTCTTCCCCGCAAGCTATCCGGCATTATGAAAGATGATGTTACATTAGCGTGCAATCATGAGCGCCGGTGTCGCTGTGATTGTGCTACTCTGTGCCCAGCGGATTAAATTTTTCCAAATCATGTCTAGATTTCTTCGAAACTCGGGTCCGAGGGAGTTTCATCACTATTTGCTACCGCTTGCCTAAATTATTGACGATCGACGCTGTCGCGAATGGGAACAATACCAGTCGGAGGGGATTCAAATCTGAGTAAGTCAAGAACTGCGATGGAGGATGAACCAATGACAATCGTGGAGGAATATCGGGCGTTGAAGCGGCAGCCGCGCAATTCTGCAGAGGGGCTGGAAACATTTCGTGGAAAGAAGCCGGTCGTCGTCATTGTCAGTGATCTGGCACGAGAGGCAGGTCGCGAACAAGAGCGGCTCATTCTTAGGGATCGCCGACGCCTTGAAGAGGCCAATCTGGCGGTGGTGCGCGTGCATGACGGCAAGGTGACGCCTATATTCGGCGCTGGGAGCGGATTGCGGCCCAAGATAGTTCGTGCGCAACTCGACGCCAATTCGGTGGTCGATTTTTGCGTCGCGCTGGTCAGCAAGGAGGGTGAGGTGCTGTTTCGGTCCGCAAAGCCGACCGACAGCGATTTGCTCTTCGCTTTCCTAGAATAATTTTCTCGGCGTTCCAACCGCTGCGGGTGGCAGGCCGGTAAGCGGCGACCGCCGCGTGGCTGATGGAACTCCTCCCAGGATACACTGGTGTTTGCCATGGCTCTCCGCCCTTCGAGAGCACCTGCCGGCTATGCAGTCATTCTACGCGCTGGCGCCACAGGCTCGTGGCGCTGCTGTAGTTTCGGGGCAAGGGTCGCGGCCGTTTGGCTGGCTGCGCCGATCCGGAAGCGGCCGAGAAGATTGAAGAGAGCTTCAGCTTCGTTCGCAAGGCTATGGCTGGCAGCGTTCGATTCCACGACCATGGACGTATTCTGCTGCGTGCCTTGATCTATGGTGTTGACCGCCTGGTTGATTTCCTTGAGGCCGGTTGCCTGTTCTCGCGACGCGTCGACGATTGCCGCCACGTTGACATTTATGGCCTCCACCTGTTGGCCGATCAGATCGAGCGCCTGGCCGGTTTCCCCCACAAGTGTCACGCCGTTTTTCACCTGCTCGCCGGAGGTGTTGATCAAGGTCTTGATCTCCTTGGCGGCGCCGGCCGAGCGTTGCGCAAGCTCGCGGACTTCCTGAGCAACGACGGCAAAACCCTTGCCGGCTTCTCCGGCGCGCGCAGCTTCGACACCCGCATTCAGTGCCAGAAGGTTCGTCTGGAAAGCAATATCGTCGATGACACCGATAATGTTCGAAATCTCGTTCGAGGATGCCTCGATCTCACCCATCGCAGTGATTGCCCGGCGAACGATATCACCCGATTTTTCCGCATTTTCCCGAGCCGTGACGACCAGCCGGCCGGCCTCGTCGGCGCGGCGGCTGGAATCCGTGACGGTCGTGGTGATCTGCTCGAGGGCTGCCGCGGTCTCCTCGACCGAGGCAGCTTGCTGTTCCGTTCGTTTGGATAGATCGCCGGTTGCCGACCGGACACGATTGGAACCGGTTGCGATCGCCTGTGCGTTCTGGCCGACCTTGCGCAAGGCATCCTCAAGCTGCTCCACCGCAGCGTTGAAGTCTCGGCGCACAAGGTCGAGCGGCGGCGCGAAGGCAACGTCTATCCGGTGTGTGAGATTGCCGCTGGCGAGCTGGCCCAACCCGCTGGCGATCGCATCGACCGCGAGCTTGATATCTGCCGCCTCCCGCGCACGGACATGTTCCTGCTCCGCGCGTCCCTGTTCGGAAAGTGTGCGATTGACCTCTGCCTCAGCCTCGAGCCGCTGATGTTCTTGAGCCTTCGCCTTGAACACGGCAACGGACTTCGCCATCGCGCCGATTTCATCGGAGCGTTCGGAATGGGGCACTCCCTTGGTGTAGTCGCCACCGGCAAGCACACCCATATAGGCCCTCATGCTTTCCAGTGGCACGATGGCCCGGCGCCGCAATAGCAATGTTCCGGCAAGCAGCAACAATATGGATCCGCCAGCAGCGGAGAGCGAGAAGATTGTCCAACGATTTATCTCTTCTCGGGCGCCCTTCTCCTGGCCCGACAGAAACTCGTTCGAGCTGGTCACCAGTTCCTCGACGGCATCCTGATGCAGGTGAAACGTGCCCTTGAGATGAACGAGCAGATCCTTGACCTTTGCCGTATCCTTAGCCGCCAAAGCAGGGAGAATCTCCCGGTCCATTTCCTGCCAGAAGACATCGGATTTGGTCAGCACCGTATTGGCCAGCTGATCCTTCAGATTCTGTGGCAAGCTGGAGGTTTGCCAGTAAGCGCGGCGCTCATTGTAGTCGAGGTGGAGTTTGGCGATTTTGGCCGCATTCGCCTCGGCGACCTCCGGAAAATCAC of Rhizobium sp. NXC24 contains these proteins:
- a CDS encoding efflux RND transporter periplasmic adaptor subunit, which translates into the protein MRNSLIAASLLLATSMLTSCEVKSADTEEKVRPVLSTVIKPEPVVSLHLPGTIEPRIETQLGFRVLGRVVARDVNVGDLVTKGQVVAAIDPLSLELAVRSSRADLSNSQAQLTNASASEERQRALAESRSGSEAALESAEQAQKSAIASVAKAQANLAKAEEQLGYAQLKAEFDGVVTATSAEVGQVVSAGQTVATIARPDVREAVIDIPEASLDGLKPGSPFEIALQLDPTIRVTGIVREIAPEAEATTRTRRTKITLTNPPDAFRLGSIITASAVVDSAPTTSLPSTAILDKDGQPGVWVIDPEKATVFRKPVTLDSAFSDPDRVRIVGGLNIGDRVAIAGVHHLTEGQRVKLTQENQL
- a CDS encoding efflux RND transporter periplasmic adaptor subunit, with the translated sequence MDKSAIIMGLALTLALSSCDQNEKHPTQAPQSVRTVEAVLSKPTARTTVTGEVKARIESELSFRVSGRIIERNVDVGAKVKAGDLLAKIDPEEQRADVDVATASLQAAEAQLTQAQLAAARQESLFKNQVTTRAAYDSARETLLTAQGTEEVAKAQLETAKDALSYTELRADADGVITERNAEVGQVAQAVQSVFTLAHDGPRDAVFNVFESLFLKDQPDKQVEVALISNASKRVSAAVREISPTIDAATGTIKVKVGLEDGASMPLGAAVTGTFSMPSAEAIVLPWGAMASAGGQPAVWVVDPTTSEVSLRKVQVAEYDTGQFAVSAGLKPHEIVVAEGGKFLRPGQHVDHSQEAAK
- a CDS encoding TetR/AcrR family transcriptional regulator, producing the protein MSVAKQAGLRAQRKAQRPGEILDAAFEEFVERGYVATRVEDIASRVGVTKGTIYFYFETKERLFEEVIRRISVSFVDVSAKAKTLSGPYSQRIRTFLRLVYDRLVTDRNTRELMRFVIAEGSRFPQVVDRHHEEFIVPLMDATQKLFEEGVAAGELRDAPAIKIPDTVIGAAVMLCVSQMIFADRKPQDVEAFFEAHVDLILRGLITKN
- a CDS encoding Rrf2 family transcriptional regulator, with product MRMTRYTDYAMRVMLYLGREPERLSSIADIARAYAISQNHLMKVVNDLVNAGYLESVRGRHGGIRLAKAPAEINVGALVRHTEDDFDLVGCGSCIIAPACGLTSVLDEALQSFLTTLDRYSLADVLARKGDFTHLLKAS
- the hmpA gene encoding NO-inducible flavohemoprotein, whose translation is MKQPLSTQTIALVKATVPALEAHGLEIVREMYARMFQNPEIRDLFNQSHHGDAGSQPRALTGAILAYASNIDNLGALAPAVERIAQKHVGLQILPQHYPYVADALLGAIKAVLGNAATDDILAAWGEAYWFLAHILIAREERIYTEQKEIAGGWNGWRDFRVEKVIRESSVIKSFILRPVDGGSVMNHKPGQYLTFWFEIPGHPPVKRNYSISAAPNGETYRISVKREPLGLASGWLHDEVVAGTILRVAAPAGEFFLADHPERPVVLLSGGVGLTPMVAMLEALVARGNQVPVHYIHGTHDRETHAMRDHVRALAATAKAVRVTDFHQTPLADEADGRDYDVAGIITDDWLISNTPVAEADYYICGPRLFLRAAVTALSLAGVPSSRIHYEFFGPADELLAA
- a CDS encoding glycosyltransferase is translated as MVQYLLALAPTFLVLALFLLGPFNWSRHHTWTRAVTCALVAAIALRYILWRLTETVLPYPYDGLNFYWVWFVFLVEMLAFTEVVLFLVLMSRYVDRSAEADKLARVFFARDQRELPTVDVFIPTYNEPLDVLERTIVGALSLDYPADKLRVYVLDDQRRDWLKRFCEEKNAIHVTRGDNSHAKAGNMNNGLKVSSGDFVAVFDADFVPYRHFLRRTLPFFSDESIGIVQTPQHFFNADPVQSNLGLENIWPDEQRLFFDEIAPSRDVWDVSFCCGSCSIARRKAIDAIGGFPTESITEDLLTTLSMLNVGYKTRYLNERLSMGLAAENLTGYFVQRERWCQGGIQTLYLHNGPLRGPGLSLFQRIMFLPASWLVQYLVRFMILIVPIVYLWFGLLPLYFTDIADYVSYQIPLLTAYFLLMLWITPTRYLPIISSAVGTFATFRMLPTVVSSVIRPFGKPFRVTPKGSGNEENQFDRYTFICIASLVAITAAGLLINIVPETTNVQGQFSPIAALWAGINIIVMIIASLICFEKPRRLFHAFKLEEAATVDGIPGQVVSLALDKAVVAVPVETQFQSRSVMLKFDGFAPFRSELKQVTQRRRSIARGGDRQAYYLHLHFELSESDRDKMIVKLYTGQYSQDIRDIDKVAVSVNLLLRSFGRTRTL
- a CDS encoding HlyD family efflux transporter periplasmic adaptor subunit — protein: MILNHRITRISVGLLLLAIAVIVSLPAITGFTSRDGTVNARFAVVNSPIDGVIEGEPAKVGTPVKEGQTLADIKNPRVNRAILASLEADRNTARDRVVALKKERDELSGLREQLSKRLEIFKQATISNLEREVEILRKKVEVSQAQDLAAQVDLSRRMDLESKGILTQRMVEAARAAGAATGGEVEISNLTVDQLEQRLDAIRQGIFVFGDGQNDVPYSRQRQDDVIVRIGDLDSRIAENETRAAEVEKQLIEERNRVGNLESATATAPFDGVIWSRTIVNGSNVVLNNELMRLLDCRELFVDILVPEVDYDEIYPGLTAQVRLFGRTDVFDGTVVSVKGSSAAVESDSFAASLPASSQRNARIRVRLEPSFMNDDFANFCQVGRTVQVRFPKHGIGLTNWVKNLWFSIF
- a CDS encoding EAL domain-containing protein, translated to MREFFESKAGKQLAVLASGSSLLWIIGLLWHGTFFGWLRPLGDGTIAVLFLTFIIPGAASFIYSLLRILDLRKEMLRQEEQGKRAHWIATHDHLTRLPNRYAFDKFEIVKPTTEDDDNLVPTATIFSVDLDSFKKVNDLVGHQGGDRLLQEVAKRLSAFAEESCVFRLGGDEFIVIARGLVPEKDEKFANLLIHALSRPIHIGPISCQVGASVGYARWPEHGHELQDVCHRSDIALYEAKSAGANIALRFSEEMQLKVTARAKLEGELRTAITEGRIEPFYQPLIDLRSGKVCGFEALARWTLDDGTGVSPQLFIPIAEETGLMTPLFLQLLKTACENARSWPEDVSLSFNVSAVQMDDRLLVSRILEILDDAGLPASRLEVEITENALIRDPDLAAAIIGDLHNAGIQIALDDFGTGYSSLAQLARYQFDKIKIDKSFVRSAREHDDRHEKIVQALLMMSQGLDVKTTVEGIEDNTQLAYFLRAGCDIGQGYLFGKAMPFSDTMTYLRDRAEILKTA